From Microbacterium invictum, the proteins below share one genomic window:
- a CDS encoding Hsp20/alpha crystallin family protein: MATYDPFRDLDRLASSLFDTRRGPRRMPMDLYRDGDHYVLSADLPGIDPGSVDIDVDGQLLTIRAERTLHSGDDVKWITREREAASFLRQLNLGQGIDTESIAANYSNGVLTVTIPVSEKARPRKVQVVAGNDAPTIRAHESSDAPQVVEQ; this comes from the coding sequence ATGGCCACCTATGACCCGTTCCGTGACCTCGATCGACTCGCGTCGAGCCTCTTCGACACGCGCCGCGGTCCGCGCCGCATGCCGATGGACCTCTACCGCGACGGCGACCACTACGTGCTGTCCGCCGACCTTCCGGGCATCGACCCGGGCTCGGTCGACATCGACGTCGACGGCCAGCTGCTGACGATCCGCGCGGAGCGCACTCTGCACTCCGGCGATGATGTCAAGTGGATCACCCGCGAGCGCGAGGCAGCGAGCTTCCTGCGCCAGCTCAACCTCGGCCAGGGCATCGACACCGAGAGCATCGCCGCCAACTACAGCAACGGCGTGCTCACGGTCACCATCCCGGTGAGCGAGAAGGCCCGGCCGCGCAAGGTGCAGGTCGTCGCCGGCAACGATGCGCCGACGATCCGGGCGCACGAGTCCAGCGACGCGCCGCAGGTCGTCGAGCAGTAG